A part of Neodiprion pinetum isolate iyNeoPine1 chromosome 4, iyNeoPine1.2, whole genome shotgun sequence genomic DNA contains:
- the LOC124216069 gene encoding solute carrier family 25 member 32 — protein MSTIKTTGTGTTRVLPVFSHVKYEHLIAGLSGGVLSTLMLHPLDLIKIRFAVNDGITHSTPQYSGLRGAFVEIHRTEGLRGLYRGVVPNILGSGSSWGFYFFFYNTIKTWIQGGNAKKPVGPVMHMLAAADAGIMTLLITNPIWVVKTRLCLQYTSDVNLAESKRYSGLVDALTKIYKTEGIRGLYKGLVPGMFGVSHGALQFMTYEEMKNSYNDYRGLPIDTKLSTTDYIGFAALSKLFAAMATYPYQVVRARLQDHHHDYRGTWHCIQLTWRGEGWRGFYKGLGPNLVRVTPATIITFVTYENVSYKLLRAKSSRTEDLPATTAVAILNTSKTEVTAN, from the exons ATGTCTACGATAAAAACCACAGGGACGGGAACCACGCGAGTTCTCCCGGTGTTCAGTCATGTCAAATATGAACATCTGATCGCTGGTCTGTCCGGCGGGGTCTTGTCGACCTTGATGCTGCATCCCTTGGACCTGATAAAAATCAGATTTGCCG TTAACGATGGCATCACACATTCTACTCCACAGTACAGTGGTCTTCGGGGTGCCTTTGTAGAAATCCACAGGACAGAGGGACTGAGAGGCCTCTACAGAGGGGTAGTACCAAATATTCTGGGCTCAGGCAGCTCTTGGggattctattttttctt CTATAACACAATAAAAACATGGATTCAAGGTGGAAATGCAAAGAAGCCTGTGGGCCCAGTAATGCACATGTTGGCTGCAGCCGACGCTGGGATTATGACACTGTTAATAACGAATCCAATCTGGGTAGTTAAGACGCGGCTTTGCCTTCAATATACAAGTGATGTAAATCTTGCAGAAAGCAAAAGGTACTCCGGCTTGGTTGATGCTCTCACCAAAATATATAAAACAGAGGGTATTCGAGGACTCTACAAG GGTCTTGTTCCTGGAATGTTCGGTGTCTCGCACGGCGCGCTTCAGTTTATGACGTATGAGGAAATGAAGAATAGCTATAATGACTACCGAGGATTACCCATAGACACAAAACTG AGTACAACGGATTATATTGGTTTTGCCGCCTTATCAAAATTGTTCGCTGCTATGGCGACGTATCCGTATCAAGTAGTGAGGGCTCGACTTCAGGATCACCATCACGACTACAGAGGAACTTGGCATTGTATTCAACTAACATGGAG GGGTGAAGGTTGGCGTGGCTTTTACAAGGGGTTAGGCCCTAATCTTGTCAGAGTGACGCCCGCGACTATCATCACATTCGTCACCTATGAGAACGTTTCCTACAAACTGCTACGCGCCAAGTCATCCCGCACGGAGGATTTACCTGCAACTACCGCTGTCGCTATATTGAACACGTCAAAAACTGAGGTAACAGCGAATTGA